A region from the Canis aureus isolate CA01 chromosome 8, VMU_Caureus_v.1.0, whole genome shotgun sequence genome encodes:
- the TMEM265 gene encoding transmembrane protein 265, with translation MEDEEKAVDTLVSNMEAAHSPSPIRCCWLRLRYLAATSIICGCSCLGVVALVFAIKAEERHKAGRFEEAVHWGARARSFILASFAVWLAVLILGPLLLWLLSYAIAQAE, from the exons ATGGAGGACGAGGAGAAGGCAGTGGACACCTTGGTGAGCAACATGGAAGCTGCTCATTCTCCATCCCCCATCCGATGCTGCTGGCTCCGCCTCCGATACTTGGCAGCTACTAGCATTATCTGTGGCTGCTCTTGCCTGGGAGTCGTGGCCCTTGTGTTTGCCATCAAG GCGGAAGAGCGGCATAAGGCAGGCCGGTTCGAGGAGGCAGTGCACTGGGGGGCCCGGGCCCGGAGCTTCATCCTGGCCAGCTTTGCCGTCTGGCTTGCGGTCCTCATTCTGGGCCCCCTGCTTCTGTGGCTGCTCTCCTACGCCATCGCCCAGGCTGAGTGA
- the PHKG2 gene encoding phosphorylase b kinase gamma catalytic chain, liver/testis isoform: MTLDVGPEDELPDWAAAKEFYQKYDPKDVIGRGVSSVVRRCVHRATGHEFAVKIMEVTAERLSPEQLEEVREATRRETHILRQVAGHPHIITLIDSYESSSFMFLVFDLMRKGELFDYLTEKVALSEKETRSIMRSLLEAVSFLHANNIVHRDLKPENILLDDNMQIRLSDFGFSCHLEPGEKLRELCGTPGYLAPEILKCSMDETHPGYSKEVDLWACGVILFTLLAGSPPFWHRRQILMLRMIMEGQYQFSSPEWDDRSNTVKDLISKLLQVDPEERLTAEQALQHPFFERCEGSQPWNLTPRQRFRVAVWTVLAAGRVALSTQRVRPLTKSALLRDPYALRPVRRLIDSCAFRLYGHWVKKGEQQNRAALFQHQPPGPFPIMGPEEEGDSAAISEEDAMLALG, from the exons ATGACGCTGGACGTGGGGCCGGAGGATGAGCTGCCCGACTGGGCTGCGGCCAAAGAGTTTTACCAGAAGTACGACCCTAAGGACGTCATTGGCAG AGGAGTGAGCTCCGTGGTGCGCCGTTGCGTTCATCGAGCTACTGGCCATGAGTTTGCAGTGAAGATCATGGAGGTGACAGCTGAGCGACTAAGTCCTGAACAGCTAGAGGAGGTGCGAGAAGCCACGCGGCGAGAGACGCACATCCTTCGCCAGGTCGCCGGCCACCCCCACATCA TCACTCTCATCGATTCCTACGAGTCTTCTAGCTTCATGTTCCTGGTGTTTGACCT GATGCGGAAGGGAGAGCTGTTTGACTATCTCACAGAGAAAGTGGCCCTCTCAGAAAAGGAGACCAG GTCCATCATGAGGTCTCTGCTGGAAGCAGTGAGCTTTCTCCATGCTAACAACATTGTGCACCGAGACTTGAAGCCTGAGAATATTCTCCTAGATGACAATATGCAGATCCGACTTTCAGATTTTGGGTTCTCCTGCCACCTGGAACCTGGCGAGAAGCTCCGAG AGTTGTGTGGGACCCCAGGCTACCTAGCACCAGAGATCCTTAAATGCTCCATGGATGAGACCCACCCCGGCTACAGCAAGGAGGTTGACCT CTGGGCCTGTGGGGTGATTTTGTTTACACTCCTGGCTGGCTCACCACCATTCTGGCACCGACGTCAGATCCTGATGTTACGCATGATCATGGAGGGCCAGTACCAGTTTAGTTCGCCTGAGTGGGATGACCGTTCCAACACTGTAAAGGACCTG ATCTCAAAGCTGCTACAGGTGGATCCTGAGGAGCGCCTGACAGCTGAGCAAGCCCTACAGCACCCCTTCTTTGAGCGTTGTGAAGGCAGCCAACCCTGGAACCTCACCCCCCGCCAGCGGTTCCGG GTGGCAGTGTGGACTGTGCTTGCTGCTGGACGAGTGGCCTTAAGCACCCAGCGTGTCCGGCCACTGACCAAGAGTGCACTGTTGAGGGACCCTTATGCACTGCGGCCAGTGCGGCGCCTCATTGACAGTTGTGCCTTCCGGCTCTATGGGCACTGGGTGAAGAAGGGTGAGCAACAGAACCGAGCCGCACTCTTCCAGCACCAGCCCCCTGGGCCTTTTCCCATCATGGGCCCTGAAGAGGAGGGGGACTCAGCTGCTATCTCTGAGGAGGACGCCATGCTGGCACTGGGCTAG
- the CFAP119 gene encoding cilia- and flagella-associated protein 119 isoform X3, giving the protein MWKYLDIHSMHRLEKTANTEEMREVLAELLGLGYPEQSLRDAITLDLFSHALIFCRQQGFSLEQTSTACALLQDLHKACVATPLGNVEECYHYFTSVLFCHGVRRPPFSINLFREEQLLALADYVVNTYFRHFKLYKYVFTPQVRLDLSLTYMGLQPPTLWPEEEKEKGGEEVEEQEATPQEEAETMVQPEPEPSEDGPGLHPTSLHQDPDEQGVEAAPTADGGAAPGQRREAQQQADHTRAALPATSWQRQDQDQVTPSIFLNKGLGQGSLIPAPILSAFWAPLLKPDTRHQALAPSSVQILLQMQQRQH; this is encoded by the exons ATGTG GAAGTATTTGGACATCCACTCCATGCACAGGCTGGAGAAGACAGCCAACACTGAGGAGATGAGGGA GGTGCTAGCTGAGCTCTTGGGGCTAGGCTATCCTGAGCAAAGCCTGCGGGATGCCATCACCCTGGACCTCTTCTCCCATGCACTCATCTTCTGCCGCCAGCAGGGCTTCTCACTGGAACAGACATCGACAGCTTGTGCTCTGCTCCAAGATCTTCATAAGGCCTGTGTTG CAACCCCACTGGGCAACGTGGAGGAATGTTACCACTACTTCACCAGTGTCCTTTTTTGCCATGGAGTCAGG CGGCCCCCCTTCAGTATCAACCTCTTTAGGGAGGAACAGCTGCTGGCCCTGGCAGACTATGTAGTCAACACCTACTTCCGCCACTTCAAACTCTACAAATATGTCTTCACGCCCCAG GTGCGGCTGGATCTGTCTTTGACTTACATGGGGCTACAGCCACCCACGCTCTggccagaggaagagaagg AGAAAGGCGGTGAGGAGGTGGAGGAGCAGGAAGCCACCCCACAGGAGGAGGCAGAAACCATGGtccagccagagccagagccaagTGAGGACGG GCCAGGTCTCCATCCTACGAGCCTACATCAAGACCCAGATGAACAAGGAGTTGAGGCAGCTCCAACAGCTGATGGAGGAGCGGCTCCAGGCCAGCGAAGAGAGGCTCAACAACAAGCTGACCACACTAGAGCGGCCCTTCCAGCTACCTCCTGGCAAAGGCAAGACCAAGACCAAGTGACCCCCAGCATTTTTCTCAATAAAGGCCTTGGGCAGGGCAGCCTCATCCCCGCCCCCATCCTGAGCGCCTTCTGGGCTCCCCTACTAAAGCCAGACACCAGACACCAGGCACTGGCTCCCTCCAGCGTGCAGATTTTATTGCAAATGCAGCAGAGGCAGCATTGA